A genomic region of Vicinamibacterales bacterium contains the following coding sequences:
- a CDS encoding PQQ-binding-like beta-propeller repeat protein, producing the protein NGSLVALDAATGTERWVRESMTGLTSRGMHYWESADGRDQRLIFAMNSLLQELDAKTGRPIMSFGTNGVVDLRVGIDGRDPATLGNIQSNTPGEVFQNLIILGSATGEGYMSPPGDIRAYDVLTGTLVWTFHTVPRPGEFGYDTWPKDAWKYVGGVNNWGEMTVDARRGIVYVPLGSPTYDFYGADRAGRNLFGTSLVALDARTGRRRWHFQFVHHDLWDLDPSAAPQLTTIRHKGRARDVVVAGVKTPWLYVFDRDSGEPIWPIEERPVPASDMPGEQSWPTQPYPTNPPPHTRQSFGVDDVSPYLAADEAARFITRLRAAKNLGLFTPINYSDTVHVPTSNGGVLFGGMASEPATGAVYVVTHDNPGILRLLRPGERFGRGAPPQPPGQAVYQQHCGSCHGPDRLGTDAAPALVHATADPANNVAAGAPRFDAAAIRTAIALGKGRMSAFPHLTAADVDALVALLTMAPGGRGGPGAAGRGRGGVPLSSGAPAELIVGAGSAWTRPEVPGARGRGVLPPYPDGVPQYERPVINEYNTVGNRIRPPFTSIVKYDLNVPAITWRAGFGDDPELAARGVTGTGAPGLVNGVIVTASGLLFGAGRDNAIRAWDTDTGAQVWSSRFGGDFVGSPIMYQTAGRQYLLVPAASTPPRGSSPGPTGPLGWVAYALPPR; encoded by the coding sequence GCAATGGATCGCTGGTCGCGCTCGACGCCGCGACCGGGACGGAGCGCTGGGTGCGCGAAAGCATGACCGGCCTGACCAGCCGCGGCATGCATTACTGGGAGAGCGCCGACGGCCGCGACCAGCGCCTGATCTTTGCGATGAACAGCCTGCTCCAGGAGCTGGATGCGAAAACCGGCAGGCCGATCATGTCGTTTGGCACCAACGGCGTCGTCGATCTGCGTGTCGGCATCGACGGCCGCGACCCCGCGACGCTCGGAAATATCCAGTCGAACACGCCCGGCGAGGTCTTCCAGAACCTCATCATTCTCGGCAGCGCCACCGGCGAGGGCTACATGTCGCCGCCTGGCGACATCCGCGCCTATGACGTCCTCACCGGCACGCTGGTCTGGACCTTCCACACCGTGCCGCGGCCCGGCGAGTTCGGCTACGACACCTGGCCGAAAGACGCGTGGAAGTACGTCGGCGGCGTGAACAACTGGGGTGAGATGACCGTCGACGCGCGCCGCGGCATCGTCTACGTGCCGCTCGGCTCGCCGACCTACGACTTCTACGGCGCCGACCGCGCGGGCAGGAATCTCTTCGGCACGTCGCTCGTCGCGCTCGACGCGCGCACCGGCAGGCGCCGCTGGCATTTCCAGTTCGTGCACCATGATCTCTGGGATCTCGATCCCAGCGCGGCGCCGCAGCTGACGACGATCCGTCACAAGGGCCGCGCCCGCGACGTCGTCGTCGCCGGCGTCAAGACGCCGTGGCTGTACGTGTTCGACCGCGACAGCGGCGAGCCGATCTGGCCGATCGAGGAGCGGCCGGTGCCCGCCTCCGACATGCCGGGCGAGCAGAGCTGGCCGACGCAGCCGTATCCGACCAATCCACCGCCGCATACACGTCAGTCGTTCGGCGTGGACGACGTCAGCCCGTATCTTGCGGCGGATGAAGCCGCGCGGTTCATCACGCGGCTGCGTGCCGCGAAGAACCTCGGCCTGTTCACGCCGATCAACTACAGCGATACGGTGCACGTGCCGACGAGCAACGGCGGCGTGCTGTTCGGCGGCATGGCGTCCGAGCCCGCGACCGGCGCCGTCTATGTCGTGACGCACGACAACCCCGGAATCCTGCGGCTGCTGCGCCCGGGCGAGAGATTCGGGCGGGGAGCGCCGCCGCAGCCTCCGGGGCAGGCGGTGTATCAGCAGCACTGCGGGAGCTGCCATGGGCCCGATCGCCTCGGAACCGATGCCGCGCCCGCGCTCGTTCACGCGACGGCGGACCCGGCGAATAACGTCGCGGCCGGCGCCCCGCGCTTCGACGCCGCGGCGATCCGGACGGCGATTGCCCTCGGCAAGGGACGGATGTCGGCGTTCCCGCACCTGACCGCTGCCGACGTCGACGCGCTGGTGGCGTTGTTGACGATGGCCCCTGGCGGGCGCGGCGGTCCGGGAGCGGCCGGACGGGGCCGCGGCGGAGTCCCACTGAGCTCCGGTGCGCCGGCGGAACTGATCGTGGGCGCGGGCTCCGCGTGGACCCGCCCCGAAGTGCCCGGCGCAAGAGGACGCGGCGTGCTGCCGCCGTACCCCGACGGCGTGCCGCAGTACGAGCGCCCCGTCATCAACGAGTACAACACCGTCGGCAACCGCATCAGGCCGCCGTTCACGTCGATCGTGAAGTACGACCTGAACGTGCCGGCGATCACGTGGCGCGCGGGCTTCGGCGATGACCCGGAGCTGGCCGCCCGCGGTGTGACCGGCACCGGTGCGCCCGGACTCGTGAACGGTGTGATCGTCACCGCGTCCGGGTTGCTCTTCGGCGCGGGGCGCGACAACGCGATTCGCGCCTGGGACACCGACACCGGCGCCCAGGTCTGGTCGTCGCGCTTCGGCGGCGACTTCGTCGGCTCGCCGATCATGTACCAGACGGCAGGGCGTCAGTACCTGCTGGTCCCCGCGGCGAGCACGCCGCCGCGAGGCTCCAGTCCCGGCCCGACGGGACCGCTCGGCTGGGTCGCATACGCCTTGCCCCCCAGGTAG
- a CDS encoding family 43 glycosylhydrolase, which translates to MSLAFRLSRVAVVAACLLAGPVLALDGQPALHDPSTVMVENGKYYVYATGSGLPISISDDGWTWRRAGSLMQAVPGGKPGPDVIARGGNNTWAPDVIRAGDKYFLYYSAPGTQPKAAIGLLVGRTLDPDSPDYKWEDAGPVVWSDGVEDSNAIDPGVFRDPTNGTLWLTYGSYFGYIRLVELNPKTGKRLYPDRKPVNVAINSEASIMIFRDGWYYLLVTHGSCCAGANSSYNIRMGRAKKVTGPFVDNMGIDMLQGGGKLFLGSAGRYIGPGHFGLLDLGDGVEKFSCHYEADLDRGGVSVLDIRPLLWRDGWPVAGENVKPGTYSLESARTGTVLELAVQGMPVGGFRGRGGRGGGAAPGAPPPPPPAPIPDQEPSHVSANWPSGAAGVRMSPYMLQAQQKWNVTAVREAGGYPGSPFFKITIAGTDRTLAATADRELAVLPAFTGGPEQLWRIDQLADGAYRLMPKAVPNSKEPLALSAVGSSMPTLARFDPKSDRQRWNMRTP; encoded by the coding sequence ATGTCCCTCGCGTTTCGCCTCTCTCGTGTCGCCGTGGTCGCCGCGTGTCTGCTCGCCGGCCCCGTGCTGGCGCTGGACGGCCAGCCGGCCCTGCACGATCCGTCGACGGTGATGGTTGAAAACGGCAAGTACTACGTCTACGCGACGGGCAGCGGACTGCCCATATCGATCTCGGACGACGGCTGGACGTGGCGGCGGGCGGGCAGCCTGATGCAGGCGGTGCCGGGCGGCAAACCGGGTCCGGACGTCATCGCGCGCGGCGGCAACAATACGTGGGCTCCCGACGTGATACGCGCCGGCGACAAGTACTTTCTCTACTATTCCGCGCCGGGGACGCAGCCGAAGGCGGCGATCGGCCTGCTGGTCGGCAGGACGCTCGACCCCGACTCGCCTGACTACAAGTGGGAAGACGCAGGGCCGGTGGTCTGGTCCGACGGCGTCGAGGACAGCAACGCGATCGATCCCGGCGTCTTCCGCGATCCGACGAACGGAACCCTGTGGCTCACCTACGGGTCCTACTTCGGCTACATCCGGCTCGTCGAACTGAATCCGAAGACCGGCAAACGGCTGTATCCCGATCGGAAGCCGGTCAACGTCGCGATCAACTCCGAAGCATCGATCATGATCTTCCGGGACGGCTGGTACTACCTGCTCGTCACGCACGGATCGTGCTGCGCCGGCGCCAACTCCAGCTACAACATCCGCATGGGACGCGCGAAGAAGGTGACGGGACCGTTTGTCGACAACATGGGGATCGACATGCTGCAGGGAGGCGGCAAGCTGTTCCTCGGATCGGCCGGCCGCTACATCGGTCCCGGCCATTTCGGGCTGCTGGATCTGGGAGACGGGGTGGAGAAGTTCTCCTGCCACTACGAGGCCGATCTCGATCGCGGCGGCGTCAGCGTGCTCGACATCCGTCCGCTGCTCTGGCGCGACGGCTGGCCGGTTGCCGGCGAGAACGTCAAACCCGGCACGTATTCGCTCGAGTCGGCTCGAACCGGCACCGTGCTCGAACTCGCCGTTCAGGGGATGCCGGTCGGCGGCTTTCGCGGACGCGGCGGTCGCGGCGGCGGCGCCGCACCCGGCGCGCCGCCCCCGCCTCCGCCCGCGCCGATTCCGGATCAGGAACCGTCGCACGTGTCCGCGAACTGGCCCTCGGGCGCGGCCGGTGTCCGCATGTCTCCCTACATGCTGCAGGCGCAGCAGAAGTGGAACGTCACCGCGGTCCGCGAGGCGGGCGGCTATCCTGGTTCGCCGTTCTTCAAGATCACGATCGCGGGGACGGATCGGACGCTCGCGGCGACGGCCGATCGCGAGCTGGCGGTGCTGCCCGCATTCACCGGCGGCCCGGAGCAGTTGTGGCGCATCGACCAGCTCGCCGACGGCGCCTATCGCCTGATGCCGAAGGCGGTCCCGAATTCGAAGGAGCCGCTGGCGCTCTCCGCCGTCGGCAGCAGCATGCCGACGCTGGCGCGATTCGACCCGAAGAGCGATCGCCAGCGCTGGAACATGAGGACGCCGTGA
- a CDS encoding MFS transporter, giving the protein MTPTRARYRVVALATTLAMVTYLDRVAIGTLAPGIRQDLGLTAVQMGWVFTAFQLAYGLFEVPTGRWADRVGTRSVMARIVIWWSALTAATAAAFNYPIMLAVRFLFGVGEAGAWPCVARTFSRWIPSSERGRAQGIFFAGAHLVAGLTPAVIVGGGLLGSWWPGMLSAMSWRGVFVVFGLVGIVWVAVWLYWFRNDPSEHPAVNAAELAVIVAGRPRESAHPSGLAYWGQLIRSRNMIALSVMYIPNCMIFYFCITWLPTYLLERHGFNISGMALYAGLPLLVSIPGDLLGGWLTDRLSGRYGLRVGRCGLGAVAYVSVGVCLIGAGNASSPVLAAVLIAIGTGLTMFTLGAAWGTAIEIGGNHVGVVGGTMNSIGNLVAMLNPLIVAYSVEWFASWDVPLYVMGSLFLVGAACWTIIDPRRPVFGADLPAFEPHAAAEAMRAR; this is encoded by the coding sequence ATGACGCCAACCCGCGCGCGGTATCGCGTGGTCGCGCTCGCCACGACGCTGGCCATGGTCACGTATCTCGATCGCGTGGCCATCGGCACGCTTGCTCCAGGCATCCGCCAGGATCTCGGGCTGACCGCGGTCCAGATGGGTTGGGTGTTCACCGCGTTTCAGCTCGCCTACGGGCTGTTCGAGGTGCCCACCGGGCGCTGGGCGGACCGCGTCGGGACGCGGTCCGTGATGGCGCGCATCGTGATCTGGTGGTCGGCGCTGACCGCGGCGACGGCGGCGGCGTTCAACTATCCGATCATGCTCGCGGTCCGCTTCCTGTTCGGCGTCGGGGAAGCGGGCGCGTGGCCCTGCGTGGCGCGGACGTTTTCCCGGTGGATCCCGTCCAGCGAGCGCGGACGCGCCCAGGGCATCTTCTTCGCGGGCGCCCACCTGGTCGCCGGACTGACGCCGGCCGTCATCGTCGGCGGCGGCCTGCTCGGCAGCTGGTGGCCCGGCATGCTCAGCGCGATGTCGTGGCGCGGCGTGTTCGTCGTCTTCGGCCTGGTCGGGATCGTGTGGGTCGCGGTCTGGTTGTATTGGTTCAGGAACGACCCGTCGGAACATCCGGCGGTGAACGCCGCGGAGCTCGCCGTCATCGTGGCAGGCAGGCCGCGCGAGTCGGCACATCCGAGCGGCCTGGCTTACTGGGGCCAGCTGATTCGCAGCCGCAACATGATCGCCCTCAGCGTCATGTACATCCCGAACTGCATGATCTTCTATTTCTGCATCACCTGGCTGCCGACGTACCTCCTGGAGCGGCACGGTTTCAATATCTCCGGCATGGCGCTCTACGCGGGTCTGCCGCTGCTGGTCAGCATTCCAGGCGACCTGCTCGGAGGGTGGCTGACGGACCGTCTCTCCGGCCGCTACGGCCTTCGCGTCGGCCGCTGCGGGCTCGGCGCCGTCGCGTATGTGTCGGTCGGCGTCTGCCTGATTGGCGCCGGCAACGCCTCGTCGCCCGTGCTGGCGGCGGTGCTGATCGCGATCGGCACCGGGCTGACCATGTTCACGCTCGGCGCGGCGTGGGGGACCGCGATCGAGATCGGCGGCAATCACGTCGGCGTCGTCGGCGGCACGATGAACTCCATCGGCAACCTCGTCGCCATGCTCAATCCGCTGATCGTCGCCTACTCGGTCGAATGGTTCGCGAGCTGGGACGTGCCCCTCTACGTGATGGGCAGCCTGTTTCTCGTCGGCGCCGCGTGCTGGACGATCATCGATCCGCGGCGGCCGGTGTTCGGCGCGGATCTTCCTGCGTTCGAACCGCACGCCGCCGCGGAGGCGATGCGCGCCCGCTGA
- a CDS encoding mandelate racemase/muconate lactonizing enzyme family protein has product MKQTTTGRRTFLTMGALAAAAAARPLAAFGQAVDNAKQASAPSALRITDLKCGYIRGSVFVKINTNQGISGWGEAVDAVQGTYHLVQSFGQRIRNQSPLNVHRLFEQVRKGGVFSGAQSGMYIAVLSAVETALWDLAGKALNVPVYQLLGGKFRDRIRVYCDTALYQARLPTPEHFAQAAANAVKAGYTAIKFDLDQGADPNKYDQFNWTASPAEIQRMVDQLTAARQAVGPKIDICADMHARYDYPTGQQVAKRVEPLNLMWLEEPVPAENVDAYKLIADSTSTPICAGENVYLAHGFRRLLETGAVDIIMPDLQKAGGLGEGQRMANLANLYYVPFAPHMVASFLGAMASCHVCASVPNFMILEWQTYFDTQPMWKEIVTYDGPWVEKGFIRVSDKPGIGVEMNEEAMRKYAVPNVPFLA; this is encoded by the coding sequence ATGAAGCAGACGACGACCGGACGCCGCACTTTTCTGACCATGGGCGCATTGGCGGCCGCGGCCGCCGCGCGGCCTCTCGCCGCGTTCGGCCAGGCGGTGGACAACGCGAAACAGGCGTCGGCCCCGTCCGCCTTGCGGATCACCGACCTGAAGTGCGGCTACATCCGTGGAAGCGTGTTCGTGAAGATCAACACGAACCAGGGCATCTCGGGATGGGGCGAGGCCGTCGACGCCGTGCAGGGGACCTATCATCTCGTCCAGAGCTTCGGCCAGCGAATCCGCAACCAGAGTCCGCTCAACGTCCACCGCCTGTTCGAACAGGTGCGGAAGGGGGGCGTCTTTTCGGGGGCGCAGTCCGGCATGTACATCGCCGTCCTGAGCGCCGTCGAAACGGCGCTGTGGGATCTCGCCGGGAAGGCGCTGAACGTGCCGGTCTACCAGCTGCTCGGCGGCAAGTTCCGCGATCGCATCCGCGTCTACTGCGACACCGCGTTGTACCAGGCACGCCTGCCGACGCCGGAGCACTTCGCGCAGGCGGCGGCGAACGCCGTCAAGGCCGGCTACACCGCGATCAAGTTCGACCTCGATCAGGGGGCCGACCCCAACAAATACGACCAGTTCAACTGGACGGCGAGCCCGGCCGAAATCCAGCGCATGGTGGATCAGCTCACCGCCGCGCGCCAGGCGGTCGGACCGAAGATCGACATCTGCGCCGACATGCACGCCCGCTACGACTATCCCACCGGGCAGCAGGTGGCGAAACGGGTGGAACCGCTCAACCTGATGTGGCTGGAAGAGCCGGTCCCGGCGGAGAACGTCGACGCCTACAAGCTGATCGCCGATTCGACGTCGACGCCGATCTGCGCCGGTGAGAACGTCTACCTCGCACACGGCTTCCGGCGCCTGCTCGAGACGGGCGCAGTGGACATCATCATGCCCGACCTGCAGAAGGCCGGTGGTCTCGGCGAAGGGCAGCGCATGGCCAACCTCGCCAACTTGTACTACGTGCCGTTCGCGCCGCACATGGTGGCGTCGTTCCTCGGCGCGATGGCGTCGTGCCACGTGTGCGCGTCGGTGCCGAACTTCATGATCCTCGAGTGGCAGACCTACTTCGACACGCAGCCCATGTGGAAGGAAATCGTCACCTACGACGGGCCGTGGGTCGAAAAGGGATTCATCCGGGTGTCGGACAAGCCCGGCATCGGCGTCGAGATGAACGAGGAGGCAATGCGCAAGTACGCCGTCCCCAACGTCCCCTTTCTGGCGTGA